CGAAAATCACTGGAGTTACTTGAAAATTTATTTGTTTTTTCCACCAACACTATTTGACAAAGAGCCTGTTTTTCTATTTATATTCCCCTAACATAAATCTAAAAAATGCAGGATTTACCCAAACCTCTTTAGTTTTTACTCTTATATTCTTATTTTTAGCTAACTCTTCAACTAAAGGTTTTGATTTTTCTGGAAGTGTTAATACATGAGCATCATATCTATTATCTGATACTATATTATCTATAAGCATCTCATATCCATCGACTTTCTCTGTTTGGATAAATGGTTGCCACCAAGATTCATGTAGTAACCCTTTCTCATTTTCATCATCTTTTTTAGCATATTTATCTATTAAATCAAAAAATTTCTCTTTATCTTTTTGACTTTCAAATTGAAGTTTTAAATCATATTCTAATGGATGAGCAATTATAGTTCCATCTGGCATCTTTGTTGTAGCATAGCTTGATTCTCCCCACTCTGGAAGATATACAAATGCTGAAGTTTTTAATTCCAATTGAACCTTTGCATCTATTCCCTCACTTCTCAACATTCCAATAATTTGTGAAGCATGAATCATATCACTATGACCATAACTTGCTGTAAGTTTTTCATCAAAGTTTGCATAATCTTTTCTATCTTTAATATTATATCCAGTAGTTAATCCTTTAAGCATAGCTCTATTTAAAATAGCATTTAGTGAGCTATCCTCTACTACTTCTCCTCTGCTCCATTTATTATTTAATCTTTCAATTATATTTTTATCTGAAACATTTCCAATATAATTTTCTTCAACATTGATATAATCAGTTACAAATTTGCTTAATTTTTCATTAACATTTTTCTCTGTGTTTAGATCTTCAATAGTTAAAGCACCTAAGTCAACTAATACAGCTTTACTACTATCTTTTTTAGCCTTATACCCTTTTAAAGATTTCTCAATTTTTTCTTGAGAGTAAGTTCCTGCTAATTCCTCCATTTTCAGATCTTTAACAGCTCTTTCGTAAAGAGTTTCTCCATAAAGATTCATTGATAACAATGCTAATATTATCATCAAACTTTTTTTCATTTTTTCTTTCCTCCTAAAACTTTATTTAAAATATATAAATCCACCAGCTCTTCCAGAACTCTCTTTTTCCCTTCTAAAAGAATGAAATCTTTCATCTTCATAAGTACAATAATCATTAACTATTATATTTTTTTCTAAAATTCCATTTTTCTTTAGATTTAAAAAATTAAATTTCTGATTATCAAAATATATTTTTCCATCTTTTCTTAAAAAACTTCCCTCTATTAAATCTTCAGAAAATTTTTCTGAAAACTGTTGTAAAAATTCTTCTCCTACTTCATAATTTTTTTGAGATATTCCAATTCCAAAAGCTACTATTATATCTTCTCTCTTACTATTAAAATTTTGTTCCATCAATTTTATAGATTCTAAAGCTATCTCCTCATATGTCCCTTTCCAACCAGAATGAACAAGTGAGACAACTTTATTTTTAGCATCATAAATATATACTGGAAGACAATCAGCATATTTTGTATAAATCACTATATCTCTTCTATCTGTTATAAATCCATCTGTATTTTCAAAATAAAATATATTGCTATCTTTAGATATTATCTCAATATTTTTAGTGTGAGTTTGATATCCAGCAACTATCTTTCTATCTCCAAATTGAAAATCTTCAATAAATTTTTCCTTAGGAAGTTTTCTCACATCACCATAACTTTTTAAAGTATAGATTGCTCCTACTCCTAAATCTTCCAACTCTTTTATTCTGAAATAGTTATTTCCTTCTATATACATATTCACTCCCTACTTCAGTCTCTTTTTTAATTGTAAAACTTCTTCTAAATTCTCAGTTAATTTTTTAAACCCTTTAAAATCTAAAGATTGTACCCCATCAGATACTGCACATTCAGGATTTTCATGTACCTCTACCATTGCCCCATCTGCTCCTGCTATAACTCCTGCTAGTGTTACAGGCTCAACTAAAGATCTTCTTCCTGTTCCATGACTTGCATCTATTATTATAGGTAGGTGACTTTTCTCCTTAATCAATGGAATAGCATTAATATCAACTGTATTTCTAGTCATTGTTTCAAAAGTTCTAATCCCTCTTTCACACAAGATTATCTCTCTATTTCCATATGCCATAAGATATTCTGCTGCCATTAAAAAATCTCTTATTGTTGCACTTAAACCTCTTTTTAAAAGTACAGGTTTCCCACAACTTCCTAACATCTTCAACAAGCTAAAGTTTTGCATATTTCTAGCTCCAACTTGAAGAATATCAGCATATTTTGAGATAAGAGGAATATCCATACTATCCATAACTTCTGTTACTACAAGTAGATCATACTTATCAGCAGCTTCTCTCATATATTTTAGCCCCTCTTCTCCTAACCCTTGGAAATCATATGGAGATGTTCTTGGTTTAAAAGCTCCACCTCTCAATATTTGAGCTCCAGATTTTTTTACCTGTTCAGCTATTTGAAATACAGATTCTCTATTTTCAATAGCACAAGGTCCAGCCATAAGCATGAAGTTTCCTCCACCTATTTTTCTACCTTTAATATCTATAACTGTATCTTGTTTTTGAAACTCTCTACTTACAAATTTGTAGCTTTTTCCTATAACTACAAGTTCATCTACTCCATGAAAAGATAGAAGTCTATCCATATCAACTTTACTTCTATCACCTAATACACCTATTTTTAGAGTTTCTTCATCTTCAATAATCAGACTTCCTAATTTGTTATTTTTTAAAAACTCTAATATCCTATTTTTTTCTACTTCTCCTATACTCTTTTTTGTTTTTATGTACATAATATACCTTCCATTCTATTAAAATTTATTTATTTCTTCTTGTTTTTCTTTTTAGGGAGAGGAAGATTTTTTAAAGGTGTTACATATGTAACACCTTCATTCAAATCTAATCTAACTTTTACACAATCTTTATTTCTTGAAAAATATGCTCTCAATTTAGTTCTAATTACTGCTTCCCCATCTAAAATTTTTGAGCCGTAACCATGTATAACTTTTATCTCTTTTCTCTCTCCCCTTTTATACAAAGCATTATATTTTGTAATAAAAACCCTTAAAGCATCATCAAAATTCATATAATGCAAATCTATTTCATTATACATTATTTTTTCTCCTAAGCACTTTTTATCTTAATAGGATACCATAAATTTAATAAAATTTAAAGATATATATAAAAAAGCCGTGCAAACTAATGAATAAAATCATCAATCTGCAACAGCTCCCTATCTTAATATCTCTTTTTCAAGCTCTGCTTCTAAATCTTCAGGAGTTACAGTAGGAGCAAATCTTCTCACTACATTTCCCTCTCTATCTATAAGAAACTTTGTAAAATTCCATTTAATCTCACTACCTAAAATTGAATTTCCTAACTTTGCAATTCTATCTTTAAAAGATAGTGACTCTCTATTTTCTATCTCCTCTTTTCCCTTCTCCTTTAAATAAACATACAATGGAGCTGCATCTTTTCCATTTACGTCTATTTTAGCAAAAGTTTTAAAAGTAGTTCCATATTTTAACTGGCATATTTTTGCTATCTCCTCATTAGGTTCAGGAGCTTGTTTTAAAAATTGATTACTTGGAAAATTTAAAATCTCAAAACCTTTATCTTTATATTTTTCATATAGTTTTTCCAATCCTTCATACTGTGAACTAAGCCCACATCTTGTAGCAGTATTTACAATAAGAAGAACTTTTCCTCTATACTCCTCTAAATTTTGTTCACTTCCATCAATATTTTTAACTTTTATATTATAAAGTTCCATATTCACTCCTTTTAAAATTTTCTAGTATTACTCAACTTCAATCCCCTCAAGAAAATATTTTCCATAGTCACTTTGAGGATTTTTGAAAAACTCAACAGTTTCTCTTAATTCCTGTATCTCTCCCTTATAAAGAAGTAAAACTCTATCTGATATATTATATACTACACCTAAATCATGAGATATAAAAATAAAAGTTGTTCTATATTCTCTATTAAATTTTCTTATTAGATTAAGAATTTGATTTTGTATTGATAGATCAAGAGATGCTACTGGCTCATCACAAACAACAAGTTTAGGATTTAAG
This window of the Fusobacterium varium genome carries:
- the pgeF gene encoding peptidoglycan editing factor PgeF; translation: MYIEGNNYFRIKELEDLGVGAIYTLKSYGDVRKLPKEKFIEDFQFGDRKIVAGYQTHTKNIEIISKDSNIFYFENTDGFITDRRDIVIYTKYADCLPVYIYDAKNKVVSLVHSGWKGTYEEIALESIKLMEQNFNSKREDIIVAFGIGISQKNYEVGEEFLQQFSEKFSEDLIEGSFLRKDGKIYFDNQKFNFLNLKKNGILEKNIIVNDYCTYEDERFHSFRREKESSGRAGGFIYFK
- the aroF gene encoding 3-deoxy-7-phosphoheptulonate synthase is translated as MYIKTKKSIGEVEKNRILEFLKNNKLGSLIIEDEETLKIGVLGDRSKVDMDRLLSFHGVDELVVIGKSYKFVSREFQKQDTVIDIKGRKIGGGNFMLMAGPCAIENRESVFQIAEQVKKSGAQILRGGAFKPRTSPYDFQGLGEEGLKYMREAADKYDLLVVTEVMDSMDIPLISKYADILQVGARNMQNFSLLKMLGSCGKPVLLKRGLSATIRDFLMAAEYLMAYGNREIILCERGIRTFETMTRNTVDINAIPLIKEKSHLPIIIDASHGTGRRSLVEPVTLAGVIAGADGAMVEVHENPECAVSDGVQSLDFKGFKKLTENLEEVLQLKKRLK
- a CDS encoding Smr/MutS family protein, which translates into the protein MYNEIDLHYMNFDDALRVFITKYNALYKRGERKEIKVIHGYGSKILDGEAVIRTKLRAYFSRNKDCVKVRLDLNEGVTYVTPLKNLPLPKKKNKKK
- a CDS encoding glutathione peroxidase; this encodes MELYNIKVKNIDGSEQNLEEYRGKVLLIVNTATRCGLSSQYEGLEKLYEKYKDKGFEILNFPSNQFLKQAPEPNEEIAKICQLKYGTTFKTFAKIDVNGKDAAPLYVYLKEKGKEEIENRESLSFKDRIAKLGNSILGSEIKWNFTKFLIDREGNVVRRFAPTVTPEDLEAELEKEILR